One genomic region from Gossypium hirsutum isolate 1008001.06 chromosome D13, Gossypium_hirsutum_v2.1, whole genome shotgun sequence encodes:
- the LOC107888376 gene encoding replication protein A 32 kDa subunit A isoform X4 — protein MFSSSQFEDSSPLAGGGFMSSQLGGSTPSSARIRDMQGLVPATVKQISEASQSGDEKSSFIIDGVDVANVTVVGMVFNKNSRSSDIRFHLDDGTGRIECIRWVTERLDTGDLDALEDGTYVRVNGHLQTFQSKRQLNAFSVRLVTNFDEVTCHYLECIHFHLQNSKVQSKANEAPDSSFGTPVRGASNGHHPASTNDFSMQYNADGLKSFDKLVLNYLQQPSNIDREMGIHVDELSQQLKSPLEKIKDAIEFLEREGLVYSSIDDYHYKAVEGL, from the exons ATGTTTTCTAGTAGTCAGTTTGAAGACAGCTCCCCCTTGGCCGGTGGCGGATTCATGTCTTCTCAGCTTGGTGGCTCAACTCCATCTTCTGCTAGG ATCCGTGATATGCAGGGGTTGGTACCAGCGACGGTGAAGCAGATAAGTGAAGCATCTCAATCTGGTGATGAGAAATCCAGCTTCATAATTGATGGTGTTGATGTTGCCAAT GTTACTGTAGTTGGCATGGTGTTTAACAAAAATTCAAGGTCCTCAGATATACGTTTCCACCTCGATGATGGAACAGGCCGAATTGAATGTATAAGATG GGTAACTGAAAGACTCGACACAGGAGACTTGGATGCCTTGGA AGATGGGACTTATGTTCGTGTTAATGGACACTTGCAAACTTTTCAAAGCAAGAGGCAATTAAATGCCTTCTCTGTGAG GTTGGTGACAAATTTTGATGAAGTTACTTGCCACTATCTTGAGTGCATACATTTCCACCTGCAGAATTCCAAAGTGCAGTCCAAAGCTAATGAG GCGCCAGATTCATCATTCGGCACTCCTGTGCGGGGTGCATCAAATGGGCACCACCCAGCTTCGACAAATGAT TTCTCTATGCAATATAATGCTGATGGACTCAAGAGTTTTGATAAATTGGTTCTGAACTATCTGCAGCAACCTTCAAACAT TGATCGAGAAATGGGGATACACGTAGACGAACTTTCACAACAGTTGAAATCTCCCCTAGAGAAAATCAA GGATGCGATTGAGTTTCTTGAAAGGGAAGGTTTGGTTTACTCCTCCATTGATGATTATCACTACAAGGCTGTAGAAGGTCTCTAA
- the LOC107888376 gene encoding replication protein A 32 kDa subunit A isoform X3, whose protein sequence is MFSSSQFEDSSPLAGGGFMSSQLGGSTPSSAREIRDMQGLVPATVKQISEASQSGDEKSSFIIDGVDVANVTVVGMVFNKNSRSSDIRFHLDDGTGRIECIRWVTERLDTGDLDALEDGTYVRVNGHLQTFQSKRQLNAFSVRLVTNFDEVTCHYLECIHFHLQNSKVQSKANEAPDSSFGTPVRGASNGHHPASTNDFSMQYNADGLKSFDKLVLNYLQQPSNIDREMGIHVDELSQQLKSPLEKIKDAIEFLEREGLVYSSIDDYHYKAVEGL, encoded by the exons ATGTTTTCTAGTAGTCAGTTTGAAGACAGCTCCCCCTTGGCCGGTGGCGGATTCATGTCTTCTCAGCTTGGTGGCTCAACTCCATCTTCTGCTAGG GAGATCCGTGATATGCAGGGGTTGGTACCAGCGACGGTGAAGCAGATAAGTGAAGCATCTCAATCTGGTGATGAGAAATCCAGCTTCATAATTGATGGTGTTGATGTTGCCAAT GTTACTGTAGTTGGCATGGTGTTTAACAAAAATTCAAGGTCCTCAGATATACGTTTCCACCTCGATGATGGAACAGGCCGAATTGAATGTATAAGATG GGTAACTGAAAGACTCGACACAGGAGACTTGGATGCCTTGGA AGATGGGACTTATGTTCGTGTTAATGGACACTTGCAAACTTTTCAAAGCAAGAGGCAATTAAATGCCTTCTCTGTGAG GTTGGTGACAAATTTTGATGAAGTTACTTGCCACTATCTTGAGTGCATACATTTCCACCTGCAGAATTCCAAAGTGCAGTCCAAAGCTAATGAG GCGCCAGATTCATCATTCGGCACTCCTGTGCGGGGTGCATCAAATGGGCACCACCCAGCTTCGACAAATGAT TTCTCTATGCAATATAATGCTGATGGACTCAAGAGTTTTGATAAATTGGTTCTGAACTATCTGCAGCAACCTTCAAACAT TGATCGAGAAATGGGGATACACGTAGACGAACTTTCACAACAGTTGAAATCTCCCCTAGAGAAAATCAA GGATGCGATTGAGTTTCTTGAAAGGGAAGGTTTGGTTTACTCCTCCATTGATGATTATCACTACAAGGCTGTAGAAGGTCTCTAA
- the LOC107888376 gene encoding replication protein A 32 kDa subunit A isoform X1 gives MFSSSQFEDSSPLAGGGFMSSQLGGSTPSSAREIRDMQGLVPATVKQISEASQSGDEKSSFIIDGVDVANVTVVGMVFNKNSRSSDIRFHLDDGTGRIECIRWVTERLDTGDLDALEDGTYVRVNGHLQTFQSKRQLNAFSVRLVTNFDEVTCHYLECIHFHLQNSKVQSKANEGSVLASQAPDSSFGTPVRGASNGHHPASTNDFSMQYNADGLKSFDKLVLNYLQQPSNIDREMGIHVDELSQQLKSPLEKIKDAIEFLEREGLVYSSIDDYHYKAVEGL, from the exons ATGTTTTCTAGTAGTCAGTTTGAAGACAGCTCCCCCTTGGCCGGTGGCGGATTCATGTCTTCTCAGCTTGGTGGCTCAACTCCATCTTCTGCTAGG GAGATCCGTGATATGCAGGGGTTGGTACCAGCGACGGTGAAGCAGATAAGTGAAGCATCTCAATCTGGTGATGAGAAATCCAGCTTCATAATTGATGGTGTTGATGTTGCCAAT GTTACTGTAGTTGGCATGGTGTTTAACAAAAATTCAAGGTCCTCAGATATACGTTTCCACCTCGATGATGGAACAGGCCGAATTGAATGTATAAGATG GGTAACTGAAAGACTCGACACAGGAGACTTGGATGCCTTGGA AGATGGGACTTATGTTCGTGTTAATGGACACTTGCAAACTTTTCAAAGCAAGAGGCAATTAAATGCCTTCTCTGTGAG GTTGGTGACAAATTTTGATGAAGTTACTTGCCACTATCTTGAGTGCATACATTTCCACCTGCAGAATTCCAAAGTGCAGTCCAAAGCTAATGAG GGTAGTGTTTTGGCCTCACAGGCGCCAGATTCATCATTCGGCACTCCTGTGCGGGGTGCATCAAATGGGCACCACCCAGCTTCGACAAATGAT TTCTCTATGCAATATAATGCTGATGGACTCAAGAGTTTTGATAAATTGGTTCTGAACTATCTGCAGCAACCTTCAAACAT TGATCGAGAAATGGGGATACACGTAGACGAACTTTCACAACAGTTGAAATCTCCCCTAGAGAAAATCAA GGATGCGATTGAGTTTCTTGAAAGGGAAGGTTTGGTTTACTCCTCCATTGATGATTATCACTACAAGGCTGTAGAAGGTCTCTAA
- the LOC107888376 gene encoding replication protein A 32 kDa subunit A isoform X2, with product MFSSSQFEDSSPLAGGGFMSSQLGGSTPSSARIRDMQGLVPATVKQISEASQSGDEKSSFIIDGVDVANVTVVGMVFNKNSRSSDIRFHLDDGTGRIECIRWVTERLDTGDLDALEDGTYVRVNGHLQTFQSKRQLNAFSVRLVTNFDEVTCHYLECIHFHLQNSKVQSKANEGSVLASQAPDSSFGTPVRGASNGHHPASTNDFSMQYNADGLKSFDKLVLNYLQQPSNIDREMGIHVDELSQQLKSPLEKIKDAIEFLEREGLVYSSIDDYHYKAVEGL from the exons ATGTTTTCTAGTAGTCAGTTTGAAGACAGCTCCCCCTTGGCCGGTGGCGGATTCATGTCTTCTCAGCTTGGTGGCTCAACTCCATCTTCTGCTAGG ATCCGTGATATGCAGGGGTTGGTACCAGCGACGGTGAAGCAGATAAGTGAAGCATCTCAATCTGGTGATGAGAAATCCAGCTTCATAATTGATGGTGTTGATGTTGCCAAT GTTACTGTAGTTGGCATGGTGTTTAACAAAAATTCAAGGTCCTCAGATATACGTTTCCACCTCGATGATGGAACAGGCCGAATTGAATGTATAAGATG GGTAACTGAAAGACTCGACACAGGAGACTTGGATGCCTTGGA AGATGGGACTTATGTTCGTGTTAATGGACACTTGCAAACTTTTCAAAGCAAGAGGCAATTAAATGCCTTCTCTGTGAG GTTGGTGACAAATTTTGATGAAGTTACTTGCCACTATCTTGAGTGCATACATTTCCACCTGCAGAATTCCAAAGTGCAGTCCAAAGCTAATGAG GGTAGTGTTTTGGCCTCACAGGCGCCAGATTCATCATTCGGCACTCCTGTGCGGGGTGCATCAAATGGGCACCACCCAGCTTCGACAAATGAT TTCTCTATGCAATATAATGCTGATGGACTCAAGAGTTTTGATAAATTGGTTCTGAACTATCTGCAGCAACCTTCAAACAT TGATCGAGAAATGGGGATACACGTAGACGAACTTTCACAACAGTTGAAATCTCCCCTAGAGAAAATCAA GGATGCGATTGAGTTTCTTGAAAGGGAAGGTTTGGTTTACTCCTCCATTGATGATTATCACTACAAGGCTGTAGAAGGTCTCTAA
- the LOC107888377 gene encoding plasma membrane ATPase 4, producing the protein MAGNKGISLDEIKNESVDLERIPIEEVFEQLKCTRAGLSTQEGNNRLQVFGPNKLEEKKESKFLKFLGFMWNPLSWVMEAAAIMAIALANGGGRPPDWQDFVGIIVLLVINSTISFIEENNAGNAAAALMANLAPKTKVLRDGRWSEQEAAILVPGDIITIKLGDIVPADARLLEGDPLKIDQSALTGESLPVTKNPSDEVFSGSTCKQGEIEAVVIATGVHTFFGKAAHLVDSTNQVGHFQQVLTAIGNFCICSIAVGIVIELIVMYPIQRRKYRDGIDNLLVLLIGGIPIAMPTVLSVTMAIGSHRLSQQGAITKRMTAIEEMAGMDVLCSDKTGTLTLNKLTVDRNLIEVFAKGVEKEQVLLYAARASRTENQDAIDAAIVGMLADPKEARAGIREVHFLPFNPVDKRTALTYIDSDGKWHRASKGAPEQIITLCNCKADVRNKVHAVIDKFAERGLRSLAVARQEVPEKTKESPGAPWQLVGLLPLFDPPRHDSAETITRALNLGVNVKMITGDQLAIAKETGRRLGMGTNMYPSSSLLGQDKDSSVSALPVDELIEKADGFAGVFPEHKYEIVKRLQERKHICGMTGDGVNDAPALKKADIGIAVADATDAARSASDIVLTEPGLSVIISAVLTSRAIFQRMKNYTIYAVSITIRIVFGFLFIALIWKFDFAPFMVLIIAILNDGTIMTISKDRVKPSPQPDSWKLKEIFSTGIVLGGYLALMTVLFFWAMKDTDFFSDKFHVRSLRDRPEQMMAALYLQVSIVSQALIFVTRSRSWSFVERPGLLLVTAFIAAQLVATLIAVYANWRFAKIQGMGWGWAAVIWLYSLVTYIPLDLIKFAIRYVLSGKAWDNLLENKTAFTTKKDYGKEEREAQWAAAQRTLHGLQPPETSNVFNERSSYRELSEIAEQAKRRAEVARLRELNTLKGHVESVVKLKGLDIDTIQQHYTV; encoded by the exons ATGGCTGGCAACAAGGGCATCAGCCTCGACGAGATCAAGAATGAGTCCGTCGATCTG GAACGGATTCCAATTGAGGAAGTGTTCGAGCAACTGAAATGTACAAGAGCAGGCTTGAGTACCCAGGAAGGCAACAATCGCCTTCAAGTTTTTGGACCAAACaaactagaagagaaaaag GAGAGCAAATTTCTCAAGTTCTTGGGTTTTATGTGGAACCCTTTGTCATGGGTCATGGAAGCTGCTGCCATCATGGCTATTGCCTTGGCAAATGGTGGTGGAAGGCCTCCGGACTGGCAGGACTTCGTTGGTATCATTGTCTTGTTGGTCATCAACTCCACCATCAGTTTTATTGAAGAAAACAATGCTGGTAATGCAGCTGCTGCTCTCATGGCTAATCTTGCTCCCAAAACTAAG GTTCTTAGAGATGGTCGATGGAGTGAGCAAGAAGCAGCAATCCTGGTTCCTGGGGACATTATCACTATTAAACTGGGAGACATAGTTCCGGCTGATGCTCGCCTTCTCGAGGGTGATCCTTTGAAGATCGATCAATCTGCTCTCACTGGAGAGTCTCTTCCTGTCACCAAGAATCCTTCGGATGAAGTGTTTTCGGGATCAACCTGTAAACAGGGTGAAATAGAAGCAGTTGTTATTGCAACTGGTGTTCACACTTTCTTTGGTAAAGCTGCTCACCTGGTCGACAGCACCAATCAAGTGGGACACTTCCAGCAAGTGCTTACTGCCATTGGTAACTTTTGCATTTGTTCAATTGCCGTTGGAATAGTCATTGAGTTAATAGTCATGTACCCGATACAGCGCCGCAAGTATAGGGATGGGATTGACAATTTACTGGTACTCTTGATCGGTGGAATCCCGATCGCTATGCCAACTGTGTTGTCTGTCACTATGGCTATTGGTTCCCATAGGCTTTCTCAGCAAGGGGCTATCACAAAGAGAATGACCGCCATTGAGGAAATGGCAGGCATGGATGTTCTCTGCAGTGATAAGACTGGGACCCTAACTCTAAACAAACTTACAGTTGATAGAAACTTAATTGAAGTGTTTGCAAAGGGAGTCGAAAAAGAGCAAGTGCTGCTTTATGCAGCAAGGGCTTCAAGGACTGAAAACCAGGATGCTATTGATGCTGCAATTGTAGGAATGCTTGCTGATCCAAAGGAG GCACGAGCCGGTATCCGAGAGGTCCATTTCCTACCATTCAACCCTGTTGACAAAAGAACTGCTCTAACCTACATCGATTCCGATGGAAAGTGGCATCGTGCTAGCAAAGGTGCACCAGAGCAG ATCATAACTCTTTGCAACTGCAAAGCAGATGTGAGGAACAAAGTTCATGCAGTTATTGATAAATTTGCCGAACGCGGGCTTCGGTCTTTAGCTGTTGCAAGACAG GAAGTACCTGAGAAAACAAAAGAGAGTCCTGGAGCACCATGGCAGCTTGTTGGTTTGTTGCCACTGTTTGATCCTCCTAGGCATGATAGTGCTGAAACTATCACAAGAGCCCTAAACCTAGGAGTGAATGTTAAAATGATTACTG GGGATCAGCTTGCCATTGCCAAAGAAACTGGCAGGAGGCTTGGAATGGGAACCAACATGTACCCTTCATCTTCCTTGCTTGGTCAAGACAAGGATTCTTCCGTTTCTGCCCTCCCTGTTGATGAATTGATTGAGAAGGCTGATGGATTTGCTGGAGTTTTCCCTG AACACAAGTATGAAATTGTTAAAAGGCTACAAGAGAGGAAACATATTTGTGGTATGACAGGAGATGGTGTCAACGATGCTCCTGCTTTAAAGAAGGCAGACATTGGTATCGCTGTCGCTGATGCCACCGATGCCGCTCGAAGTGCTTCAGATATCGTACTTACTGAACCTGGGCTTAGTGTCATTATCAGTGCAGTGCTGACCAGTAGGGCTATTTTCCAAAGGATGAAGAACTACACG ATCTATGCTGTTTCAATCACCATCCGTATTGTG TTTGGGTTCTTGTTCATAGCCTTAATATGGAAGTTTGATTTCGCACCGTTCATGGTTTTAATCATTGCCATTCTAAATGATG GTACAATCATGACAATTTCCAAGGACAGAGTAAAGCCATCTCCACAACCAGATAGCTGGAAACTCAAAGAGATTTTCTCTACTGGCATTGTGCTTGGAGGTTACTTAGCACTAATGACCGTGTTATTCTTCTGGGCAATGAAAGACACTGATTTCTTCTCT GACAAGTTTCATGTTAGGTCACTGAGGGATCGTCCTGAACAAATGATGGCAGCTTTATACCTTCAAGTTAGTATAGTAAGTCAGGCCCTCATTTTTGTCACACGGTCTCGCAGCTGGTCCTTCGTCGAACGTCCTGGACTTCTATTAGTCACTGCATTTATTGCTGCTCAGCTG GTGGCCACTTTGATAGCTGTCTACGCTAATTGGCGTTTTGCAAAGATACAAGGCATGGGTTGGGGATGGGCTGCTGTAATCTGGCTTTACAGTTTGGTCACTTATATTCCACTTGATCTTATAAAATTTGCAATCCGCTATGTCCTTAGTGGAAAGGCTTGGGACAACCTTTTGGAGAACAAG ACTGCCTTCACTACAAAGAAAGATTATGGAAAAGAGGAAAGAGAAGCACAATGGGCAGCTGCTCAGAGAACTCTGCATGGCCTTCAACCACCTGAAACCTCAAACGTCTTCAATGAAAGGAGCAGTTACAGGGAACTTTCAGAGATTGCAGAGCAGGCCAAGCGCAGGGCTGAGGTTGCAAG GCTGAGGGAGCTGAATACACTGAAGGGTCATGTTGAATCAGTTGTGAAGCTGAAGGGACTTGATATCGATACTATTCAGCAGCATTACACAGTTTAA